A window of Plasmodium malariae genome assembly, chromosome: 5 contains these coding sequences:
- the RRF2 gene encoding ribosome-recycling factor, putative: protein MMNGILLKSVQVGKGQMMYLKKDGFFVLLQRINFGSKKQKEKIDKETKKIRNLLKISNIKNEEIEEQKNLYEKLKISGSEKQKKNIIDYKTYDIKIEQISKSFENKLKKIFDSTLTVEFFNNITVTKDKKDLKLSDVAQVVIKSSKLIQFFPYLTSDIQKIIHSLKLKVSSWNPITSNDGQYILLQISALTDDIKLKKKKEAKDLLEKIKNDIRSVRHKIRDNIEKYLEGNEWKIVERKKLDNYIKEKIKAIEWIYEKYTTNYS, encoded by the coding sequence ATGATGAATGGGATATTACTTAAGTCAGTTCAAGTAGGAAAGGGACAAAtgatgtatttaaaaaaagatggtttttttgttttattgcAGAGGATAAATTTTGGGagcaaaaaacaaaaggagaaaatagataaagagacaaaaaaaattcgaaatttattgaaaatttcaaatatcaaaaatgaggaaatagaagaacagaaaaatttatacgaaaaattaaaaataagtggaagtgaaaaacaaaaaaaaaatattattgacTACAAAacatatgatataaaaatagaacaaattAGTAAAAGTTTCgagaataaattaaaaaaaatatttgacaGTACCTTAACTGtagaattttttaataatataactgttactaaagataaaaaagattTGAAATTATCCGATGTAGCACAAGTAGTTATTAAATCATCTAAATTAATACAGTTCTTTCCTTATCTTACTAGtgatatacaaaaaataatacatagtTTAAAACTAAAAGTTAGTTCGTGGAATCCTATAACGTCTAATGATGGTCAGTATATCTTATTGCAAATTTCAGCATTAACAgatgatataaaattaaaaaaaaagaaagaagccaaagatttattagaaaaaattaaaaatgatataagaAGTGTACGCCATAAAATTCGTGATaacatagaaaaatatttagagGGAAACGAATGGAAAATTGTAGAGAGGAAAAAATTAGACAATTacataaaggaaaaaattaaagctATCGAATggatatatgaaaaatacacTACAAATTATTCCTAA
- a CDS encoding transcription factor with AP2 domain(s), putative, with product MTSCSLKCSMLPCVHIQNTKNEINIENSKDQNAIQFYKSGINNINAEGANNVSTNDNNNHVYAKSFDELNINIENCANVDKNMSTNMCINMNTNVNCNMNMNINVGINPNININTNVNGYYAHENTSANANENAYAITKSNTSRSLNRNISKKTNRNSKLSDFIYEDFKMSFEKDRKDILLNTFNYHFHNNFGDIRESGKKSEDEVSSYYYKRLSLNLMNCNYETEYKHYDDNNVTDEIPNVINSKKCNFNNPFFRNDSCDNIFLKKIKITTINNRRTKKSIKKYKIPFEPNFYSSRFFFSDKNINDDDTHVSDNCSKYSNPLSVNYNNISSNVSNNFRNNDAINNASDSNTNSTPTNNNNSNNNSNNNSNNNINNNNNSNNNSNNNINNIINNNNNNNNSNNNNNNSNNNNNSNNNNSNNNNSNNSNSNNNNSNNNNSNNNNSKVYKDLTQYSYILRFEGPPPHFLVLMYNKITKKTNVVKKVPVNKNISFNLAKFIAEKYVQILGKYLKKRERKMEKLRDDSNDIGLYNEINNISNNDSNNNDSNNNEGNNNDSNNNDSNNNEGNNNDSNNDDNHDNIDNKKNTEYNGSIHRGSNRENYCTLSTKNFDEDDNNNNHNNGSGRSSSYNNNDNDNSDNSLFSNKNCNKNGKFAYNDVIIDKNSGNNNDNINNNSNSSNNSNHDRSVGSNNESNNNSLACSVNKNGELFNNNEKCNKSDYVDHLLNVVMRNLSYENCNSETTCEENMYTYEYLNIDLDNVVFNTNAEKYIKFLSNIKIYFMHKLDDINYIPDNFKDSVENKLIILIKIKYGACVKSKIFIFENVENMQSEHDGIGDSFVRGHSENTGGHVQVNYNNSNSNSNNNGNSNVKDDIKGEKYNTSTDTPNNESLNSDMSMNLPLNTVNYKSNEKSNNFEDNISNDTPRSNKNETQNTYTSKDVVNNYKENNSCTNNYNNFLDMPKLENNDYNVSFYNAALKQGMKGENVYVEATGEYNFYKSEEGANNSSNNISNDNSNNSSNNSSRNNTSNSNSSSNSSSNRGCNRSSNRTSNRSSNRSSCSSRNNTNNDTSLIGKEGYSSVWKAEDNEKQCNLHNANADDGDNDTNAQRKKKMSLDYKRKIINFIRNSVYINSYIYDCFENTYMNKKFFKNDVIIVNEASPEDEMLDDIPDYIYELNKFVFIKFTKFENYIKKNHKIAERFIQYLLQSNIKCINNYMIGIRWVPDLFAYEYYVCKITEGKPKLKESKNNLKYNYSLALERNSKESCLKYLVDYENKIIDNVLCVLHEYYQASLFTEKCIYNLFKLVLLRVSLYIGVQNTKVITLDLDKAMYRMKKFSEPISLCEDNNYTSLNENNNEYTSRGENNMHENNNVVNCVDNNMIEEKNVNLWNPINMTVATDEYYANGGVGGGYTNVYNNVHGGIYSIYNNLNNNLQNKLHNLHNMRNMQNNGMEDSGDYGKNKNGNVRINYVDINDNEGNKSSDNNQEDNNKTKHASDSDVNNTVQTHANKYNNLFIKHEKYESEERYLQNKLRNKKKVSYNLDNTSLSLRNKQKKNKNFGNSKGVTMVAADGEGDDVPICLKYYSSSADNKIVGININNQKKEYYSNASDFSAASHFTTKHKYHLRSSNAQSAENYSSEECVSRINLRSRDKGRKRMLYKLMNKNGLIEPYWWFFYNLYENATIQDGYCGGGGSSSSTRSKGGYSLKMNGTGRNNGSASNKKGGNKVAKLFNNNNNNGNININMNNNIINSNDYNNSSNINNSINNNSNGNNNGNHCGGGSSNGKSYKVNEEKGNNSCLYNKLLEKKYKNNLMNHFSQKKNKIKIKYISMVHDIIYKKFILLNNTIFPRNMHESEILYTLFPHEPHTFMFLHTDDNFQYQNETFLKHVTFSEYIMPRFHLADNRRQNYHLRYYSRANDNSNITSNNNNCYNNYDYYQEGVFPIDDYYELESHINSIDKDFYVDHLIFGGAGISDIGNIGADVLLDRKNMLQESSNLKYSSIPNYEKVKKGFRRRKGGGGAYYVGEIGRYENGYSSEKYNILSLNNRDEGGMIRNITTFGYNQYSYFDNNYEVGVRNHNDYYFNLNVDGGGSGLVLGGNKFSDTSGTSTYQVFGFEKGRRGCGVGGDEIKHGNINIINSSTTTTTNNNNNSEFFDYILNAKDKFHNIGEKRSVSNTNFGRGSKYYENYGDEEEKKNTSDNDITLIKKRKNGNKRAKSNNLSNVKNYNNLYGSNSNNNTNNNNSGNNNNGSSGGGGKGDGNNNDDSLIPMGPLPTGVYFDSARKLWRCQWKENGKFKTKGFSLIHYNTLEEARKQCILYRCDVGNIPVKSEWLNPVYVNSSYFYNKKYASSANNNSSSNTNYNTSTPHKELKTSSLNLSRLKEKTNSTSATKGFIDESSKDSSDQNCDRSGKNNSNNNVGGGSINNNNSNGSGGGNSQGNRYSTRNNTASNIVKHENKSNEIDISILQEFVTKNKESQNIVESEINNMNSNSNPFLFDSQKMNSDIMKDIFDREGATLLLSEENDESHELKRIKQTTENRNIGTVDNNDNNNDGCSGDGNDGMYEKGNIGGGETGDYYLDGDMVICNLKNNEDKVDKPENVVKLESIRSNFNIEYEKSLNNNNNNSRDETGGGVAEVGGGVGLGGTVIRSCMYSYEKVSSNDNTCANNHVNVQGVEIDRQKLNHNNSCTHQDQHQYQLQQQRVMTHMLNYPDVKQELLSEAHMNGVKVEADINKGVAFEGDAIALGNENGKNFIEGSYNLVQNRESNETFPYIDNFSNLAHYNNNNNNNNRENNSIRFDRINDLDLFTRNEMKGEVKSEMKGEKHRNSMQLVEDGNVTDMDGRKERRGSMYSEDVEDCNSNDRLLNGNVNKISSPSVYMHYANGSSRDNDFQANCNNNNNSSSSSNNNSSNSNSNSNDNNYNNSSNIGGEGVDHHVHDDYIVNNDQENTTSCNRTNDNSIYSKTHSSKDEDALTNNFPEIFYQDIQNFLNFAKEKVYVVGDENSGINNNNHNRYKEEENDDLLVSSYINGRTRKNGILSDKYESYLKSIMVQYEKEEKQKQQQEQQQQQQALRSVDIKGVGNSAFPMDDDLMNDDADHVNSSSNGKNNFMMDKDENFEPGENNNSSNSNNSNNSNNSSNSNNSNNSSTGNDNKLQEGDSNNSSSRFFQNYLSIFSRKQNSVMNEEEDNNNDNNNNDNNDNNNSNSSNNSNSNNKEGDASNCVKYPHSTEKETNDYNTRKKKKGDMIYGNMHNNDYFYYDDNFNDNFNDSYMENFKEHYDDNYNNNYNENYNDNYNDMYNDNYNDNYNDNEFGNNSNGDNLEKKLLDEFGYLGPSGHSNKKAKTKGTNNASGAINVSGANITNGNVSGNESKNVDNNKNGGKKKNNNAGAAASDIDINLIKQSLPKGIYYDHAKKLYRVQYIINNSIKTKGFSVKKLGLAQAKIEAESFRNFCLENGLLNSRKRRINSPYNKKDEKNFKMIKDNEEILSNLLYLYNSNNNKQQMS from the coding sequence atgactaGTTGTAGTCTTAAATGCAGTATGTTACCTTGCGTACACATACAGAATacgaaaaatgaaataaatatagaaaattcAAAAGATCAAAATGCaatacaattttataaaagtggaataaataatattaacgcAGAAGGGGCAAATAATGTGAGTACAAATGATAATAACAACCATGTATATGCAAAATCATTTgatgaattaaatataaacattgaAAATTGTGCTAATGTTGACAAGAACATGAGCACTAACATGTGCATAAATATGAACACCAATGTGAATTGTAATATGAACatgaatataaatgtagGTATAAACCCTAATATCAACATTAACACAAATGTAAACGGGTATTATGCACATGAGAACACAAGCGCGAATGCAAACGAGAATGCATACGCGATTACGAAATCAAACACAAGTAGGAGTCTGAACAGGAATATTAGCAAGAAAACTAATAGAAACTCCAAATTATCagattttatttatgaagaTTTTAAAATGTCCTTTGAAAAGGATCGAAAAGACATATTgttaaatacatttaattatcattttcataACAATTTTGGTGATATAAGGGAATCGGGAAAGAAAAGTGAAGATGAAGTGAGcagttattattataaacgATTATCTCTTAATCTTATGAATTGTAATTATGAAACCGAGTATAAACACTACgatgataataatgtaaCTGATGAAATACCAAATGttattaattcaaaaaagtGTAATTTCAATAATCCATTTTTTAGGAATGATTCAtgtgataatatatttttgaaaaaaataaaaattacaactataaataataggcgtactaaaaaaagtattaaaaaatataaaattcctTTTGAGCCAAATTTTTATAGTAGtcgattttttttctcagataaaaatataaatgacgATGATACGCATGTGAGTGATAATTGCTCTAAGTATTCCAATCCACTGTCagttaattataataacattaGTAGTAACGTCAGTAATAACTTTAGAAATAATGATGCTATAAATAATGCTAGTGATAGTAATACTAATAGTACTcctactaataataataatagtaataataatagtaataataatagtaataataatattaataataataataatagtaataataatagtaataataatattaataatattattaataataataataataataataatagtaataataataataataatagtaataataataataatagtaataataataatagtaataataataatagtaataatagtaatagtaataataataatagtaataataataatagtaataataataatagtaaggTATATAAAGACCTCACGCAATATTCATACATTTTACGGTTTGAGGGTCCTCCCCCGCATTTTTTAGTATTAATGTACAACAAAATAaccaaaaaaacaaatgtaGTAAAAAAGGTGCCTGTGAATAAGAACATTTCGTTCAATCTAGCAAAATTTATTgcagaaaaatatgtacaaattttagggaaatatttaaaaaagagagaAAGGAAAATGGAAAAGTTAAGAGATGATAGCAACGACATTGGCTTATACAATGAGATTAATAATATCAGTAACAACGATAGTAACAACAACGATAGTAACAACAATGAGGGTAACAACAACGATAGTAACAACAACGATAGTAACAACAATGAGGGTAACAACAACGATAGTAACAATGATGATAACCATGATAATAtcgataataaaaaaaataccgaATATAACGGAAGCATCCACCGCGGTAGTAACAGAGAAAATTATTGTACACTGAGTACCAAGAATTTTGATGaagatgataataataataaccaTAATAATGGCAGTGGACGTAGTAgtagttataataataatgacaaTGATAATAGCGATAACAGCCTTTTTAGCAacaaaaattgtaataaaaatggaaagttTGCATATAACGATGTCattattgataaaaatagtGGAAACAACAATGACAACATTaacaataacagtaacagCAGTAACAACAGTAACCATGACAGAAGCGTTGGAAGCAACAACGaaagtaacaataatagctTAGCATGCtctgttaataaaaatggggaattgtttaataataatgaaaagtgTAATAAGTCAGATTATGTTGACCACCTTTTAAATGTGGTCATGAGGAATTTGAGTTATGAAAATTGTAACTCAGAAACTACGTGTGaagaaaatatgtatacatatgaatatttaaatatagatTTAGATAATGTTGTTTTTAACACGAATgctgaaaaatatataaaatttttaagtaacataaaaatatattttatgcataagttagatgatataaattatattcctgataattttaaagactctgtagaaaataaattaattattttaataaaaataaaatatggtGCGTGTGTGaaatcaaaaatttttattttcgaaAACGTAGAAAATATGCAAAGTGAGCATGATGGCATAGGTGATTCGTTTGTTAGGGGGCACAGTGAAAACACTGGTGGTCATGTTCAggttaattataataatagtaatagtaacagtaacaataacGGCAATAGTAACGTGAAGGATGAtataaaaggagaaaaatataatacttcTACAGATACTCCTAACAATGAATCGTTAAACAGTGACATGTCTATGAATCTACCCTTAAATACTGTGAACTATAAAagtaatgaaaaaagtaataatttcGAAGATAACATTTCGAATGACACTCCAAGAAGCAATAAAAACGAAACGcaaaatacatacacatcAAAAGATgttgttaataattataaggaAAACAACAGTTGTACCAATAATTACAATAACTTTCTTGACATGCCGAAACTTGAAAATAACGATTATAATGTTAGTTTTTATAATGCAGCGCTTAAGCAAGGAATGAAAGGagaaaatgtatatgtagaAGCAACAGGtgagtataatttttacaaaagtGAAGAGGGTGcgaataatagtagtaataatatcaGTAACGataatagtaacaacagTAGTAACAATAGTAGTAGAAACAACACTAGCAATAGCAATAGCAGTAGCAACAGCAGCAGCAACAGAGGTTGCAATAGAAGTAGTAACAGAACTAGCAATAGAAGTAGCAATAGAAGCAGCTGTAGTAGTAGAAATAACACAAACAATGATACTTCCTTAATTGGAAAGGAAGGCTATAGTTCTGTATGGAAAGCGGAAGATAATGAGAAACAGTGCAATCTGCATAATGCAAATGCAGATGATGGTGACAATGATACAAATGcacaaaggaaaaaaaagatgtcTTTagattataaaagaaaaataataaattttatacgTAATAGcgtttatataaattcatatatatatgattgttttgaaaatacatatatgaataagaaattttttaaaaatgatgtAATTATAGTGAATGAAGCTTCTCCAGAAGACGAGATGTTAGATGATATTcctgattatatatatgagttaaataaatttgtatttataaaatttacaaaatttgagaattatataaagaaaaatcaCAAGATAGCAGAAAGATTTATACAGTATTTACTacaaagtaatataaaatgtataaacaaTTATATGATAGGTATTAGATGGGTACCTGATCTTTTTGCATACGAATATTATGTGTGCAAAATTACAGAAGGGAAACCAAAATTAAaggaaagtaaaaataatttaaaatataattattcattagCCTTAGAAAGAAATTCCAAGGAAAgttgtttaaaatatttggttgattatgaaaataaaataattgataATGTGTTATGTGTTTTACATGAATACTATCAAGCTAGTTTATTTACAGAGAAATGTATttacaatttatttaaattagtATTATTGCGTGTTAGTTTATATATTGGTGTTCAGAACACGAAAGTTATTACTCTAGATCTTGATAAAGCAATGTAtcgaatgaaaaaattttcagAACCCATAAGCTTATGTGAAGATAATAACTATACATCATTAAATGagaataataatgaatatacgTCTAGAGgtgaaaataatatgcatGAGAATAATAATGTTGTTAATTGTGTTGACAACAATATGATTGAGGAGAAAAATGTGAACTTGTGGAACCCCATAAATATGACCGTTGCTACGGATGAGTATTACGCCAATGGTGGTGTTGGAGGAGGTTACACCAACGTGTACAACAACGTGCATGGTGGAATTTATAGTATTTATAACAACCTGAACAATAATCTACAGAACAAATTGCACAATTTGCATAACATGCGCAATATGCAGAATAATGGGATGGAAGATAGTGGAGATtatggaaaaaacaaaaacggAAATGTGCGCATAAACTATGTTGACATTAACGACAATGAAGGAAATAAAAGCAGCGATAATAATCAGGaggataataataaaacaaagcaTGCTTCCGACAGTGATGTTAATAATACAGTTCAGACGCATGCTAATAAATACAACAATTTGTTCATAAAACacgaaaaatatgaaagtGAAGAAAggtatttacaaaataagtTAAGGAATAAGAAAAAGGTAAGTTACAATTTGGATAATACATCCTTATCATTAAGAAATaagcaaaagaaaaataaaaattttggtAATTCAAAAGGAGTAACAATGGTAGCAGCGGATGGAGAAGGCGATGATGTACCTATTTGCTTAAAGTATTATAGTTCATCTGCGGATAATAAGATAGTaggtattaatataaataatcaaaaaaaagaatattattcaAATGCTAGCGATTTTAGTGCCGCTTCTCATTTTACTACAAAACATAAGTATCACTTGCGTAGTAGTAACGCACAATCAGCGGAAAACTATTCTTCTGAAGAGTGTGTATCAAGAATTAATTTAAGAAGTAGAGATAAAGGGAGAAAACGAATGTTATATAAGTTGATGAACAAAAATGGGCTTATAGAACCGTATTGGTGGTTCTTTTACAACTTATATGAAAATGCAACAATACAAGATGGTTATTGTGGTGGTGGAggtagtagcagtagcacTAGAAGTAAAGGAGGGTATTCTTTGAAAATGAATGGAACAGGAAGAAATAATGGATCGGCATCCAATAAAAAGGGTGGAAATAAGGTGGCGaagttatttaataataacaacaataacgGTAACATTAATATCAATAtgaacaataatattattaacagtAATGATTACAATAACAgcagtaatattaataacagtattaacaataatagcaatggtaataataacgGTAATCACTGTGGCGGAGGCAGTAGTAACGGTAAATCATATAAGGTTAATGAGGAGAAGGGCAATAATTCTTGTctatataacaaattattagaaaaaaaatataaaaataatttaatgaatCATTTTAgtcaaaaaaagaataagataaaaattaagtatatttCAATGGTAcatgatattatatataagaaatttattcttttaaataatactatttttcCAAGAAATATGCACGAGTCAGAAATTTTGTACACGTTGTTTCCTCATGAACCACATACCTTTATGTTTTTACACACCGATGATAATTTTCAATATCAAAATGAGACCTTTTTGAAACATGTGACATTTAGTGAGTACATAATGCCGCGTTTTCACTTAGCGGATAATAGAAGGCAGAACTACCATTTGAGGTATTATTCAAGGGCAAACGATAATAGTAACATTactagtaataataataactgtTATAATAACTATGATTACTACCAAGAGGGCGTTTTTCCAATTGATGACTACTACGAGTTGGAGAGTCATATTAACTCAATAGATAAAGATTTTTACGTGGATCACTTGATTTTTGGCGGTGCTGGTATTAGCGATATTGGCAATATTGGTGCTGACGTCCTGCTGGACAGAAAGAATATGCTGCAAGAAAGTAGCAACCTAAAGTACTCTAGTATTCctaattatgaaaaagttaaaaaggGTTTTAGAAGAAGAAAGGGTGGTGGTGGTGCTTATTATGTAGGCGAAATAGGAAGATATGAAAACGGGTACAGtagtgaaaaatataatattttaagtttAAATAATAGAGATGAAGGAGGTATGATTAGGAATATCACAACGTTTGGATACAACCAATATAGTTATtttgataataattatgaagtAGGTGTAAGAAATCATAATGATTATTACTTCAACCTGAATGTTGATGGAGGTGGTAGTGGTCTTGTGTTAGGAGGAAACAAGTTCTCAGATACATCTGGTACATCGACTTATCAAGTATTTGGTTTTGAAAAGGGAAGAAGGGGTTGTGGAGTAGGAGGAGATGAAATAAAACATGGTAAtatcaatattattaatagtaGTACAACTACTAcaactaataataataataatagtgagTTTTTTgattacattttaaatgcAAAGGATAAGTTTCATAATATTGGAGAGAAAAGAAGTGTGTCGAATACCAATTTTGGAAGGGGAAGTAAATATTACGAAAATTATGGAGATGAggaggagaaaaaaaatactagtGATAATGATATTACTTTGAttaagaagagaaaaaatggaaacaaAAGAGCAAAGAGTAATAATCTGTcgaatgtaaaaaattacaataatttatatggAAGCAACAGTAACAACAATAcgaataacaataatagtgGTAATAACAACAATGGTAGTAGTGGTGGAGGTGGTAAAGGAGATGGAAATAACAATGACGATTCGTTAATACCTATGGGACCATTACCAACTGGTGTGTACTTCGATTCTGCTAGGAAATTATGGAGATGTCAATGGAAAGAAAACGGAAAGTTTAAAACGAAAGGATTTAGTTTAATACATTATAACACGTTAGAAGAAGCTAGAAAACAGTGTATTCTTTACAGATGTGATGTTGGAAATATACCAGTCAAAAGTGAATGGTTAAATCCAGTATATGTTAATTCGTCATActtttataataagaaatatgcTAGTAGTGCgaacaataatagtagtagtaacaCAAATTATAATACGAGTACACCACATAAGGAGTTAAAAACGAGTTCTTTAAATTTAAGTAgattaaaggaaaaaacaaacagTACAAGTGCGACAAAGGGTTTTATAGATGAGTCAAGCAAAGATTCAAGTGATCAAAACTGCGACCGTAGCGGTAAaaacaatagtaataataatgttggGGGTGGTAgcattaataataacaacagtAATGGCAGTGGTGGTGGTAACTCTCAGGGGAACAGATACTCGACAAGAAACAACACGGCTTCAAACATAGTGAAGcatgaaaataaaagcaaCGAAATAGATATTTCTATATTGCAAGAGTTTGTTACGAAAAATAAGGAGAGTCAGAATATTGTAGAAAGCGAAATcaataatatgaatagtaACAGCAATCCATTTTTGTTTGATAGTCAAAAAATGAACAGTGATATCATGAAGGACATTTTCGATAGGGAAGGAGCAACATTACTATTAAGTGAAGAGAATGACGAATCGCATGAACTGAAGAGAATCAAGCAAACTACAGAAAATCGTAACATCGGTACTgttgataataatgataataataatgatggtTGTAGTGGAGATGGAAATGATGGAATGTATGAGAAGGGAAACATTGGAGGAGGAGAGACAGGGGACTACTACTTAGATGGTGATATGGTAATAtgtaatttgaaaaataatgagGATAAGGTGGACAAACCAGAAAATGTAGTTAAATTGGAAAGTATTAGAAGTAATTTTAACATTGAATATGAGAAGAgtctaaataataataataataatagcaggGATGAAACAGGAGGTGGAGTTGCAGAAGTAGGTGGAGGAGTAGGATTAGGTGGTACAGTTATTAGGAGCTGCATGTACAGTTACGAGAAAGTGAGTAGTAATGACAATACATGTGCAAACAACCATGTTAATGTACAGGGGGTAGAAATAGATCGACAAAAGCTCAACCATAACAACAGCTGCACTCATCAGGACCAGCACCAATACCAGCTGCAACAGCAGCGCGTCATGACACATATGTTGAATTACCCAGACGTGAAGCAAGAGCTATTATCAGAGGCACACATGAATGGTGTAAAGGTAGAAGCAGATATAAACAAAGGTGTAGCATTCGAAGGAGATGCTATTGCATTGGGCAATGAAAATGGTAAGAACTTTATTGAGGGATCCTATAACCTGGTTCAAAATAGGGAGTCAAATGAAACATTTCCCTATATCGATAATTTTAGTAATTTGGCGcattacaataataataataataataataatagggaaaataatagtataagGTTTGATAGGATTAATGACCTTGATCTATTTACTAGAAATGAAATGAAAGGCGAAGTGAAAAGCGAAATGAAGGGAGAAAAACATAGAAACAGTATGCAGTTAGTAGAGGATGGTAACGTAACGGACATGGATGGAAGGAAAGAAAGAAGAGGAAGTATGTATTCAGAAGATGTAGAGGATTGTAATAGTAACGATAGATTATTAAATGGCAACGTGAATAAAATTTCCTCACCATCCGTTTATATGCATTATGCAAATGGGAGCAGCAGAGATAATGATTTTCAAGcaaattgtaataataataataatagtagtagtagtagtaataataatagcagtaatagtaatagtaatagtaatgataataattataataatagcagtaacATAGGTGGTGAGGGGGTAGATCATCATGTGCACGATGATTATATTGTGAATAATGACCAGGAAAACACAACTTCATGTAATAGAACCAATGATAATAGCATTTATAGCAAAACACATAGTAGTAAGGATGAAGATGCATTAACTAATAATTTCCCCGAGATATTTTACCAAGATAttcagaattttttaaactttGCAAAAGAGAAGGTATATGTTGTAGGTGATGAAAACAGCggaattaacaataataatcataatagATACAAAGAAGAGGAGAATGATGACCTACTAGTGTCTTCTTATATAAATGGAAGAACTAGAAAAAACGGCATTCTAAGTGATAAGTATGAAAGTTATTTGAAGTCCATTATGGTGCAGTATGAAAAGGAGGAAAAGCAAAAGCAGCAACAAGAACAGCAACAGCAACAGCAGGCGTTAAGAAGTGTTGACATTAAAGGAGTGGGTAATAGCGCCTTTCCAATGGACGATGATCTCATGAATGATGATGCTGATCATGTGAATAGTAGTAGCAACGGAAAGAATAATTTCATGATGGACAAAGATGAAAATTTCGAGCCAGGAGAGAACaacaatagtagtaatagtaacaacagtaataacagtaacaatagcagtaatagtaacaatagtaataatagtagcaccggtaatgataataaactACAGGAGGGAGACAGCAATAATTCGTCGTCCAGATTTTTTCAGAATTATCTGAGCATATTCAGTAGGAAACAAAACTCTGTTATGAACGAAGAGGAGGACAATAACaatgataacaataataatgacaacaatgataacaacaatagtaatagtagtaacaacagcaatagtaataataaggaGGGGGATGCTTCGAACTGTGTGAAATACCCCCACAGTACAGAAAAGGAAACGAATGACTACAACACCCGTAAGAAGAAGAAAGGGGACATGATATATGGCAATATGCATAATAAtgactatttttattatgatgaTAACTTTAACGATAATTTTAACGATTCGTATATGGAAAATTTCAAGGAGCATTACGATGATAACTACAACAACAACTATAATGAGAACTATAATGATAATTACAACGACATGTAcaatgataattataatgaCAATTACAATGATAACGAGTTtggtaataatagtaatgggGACAATTTAGAAAAGAAATTGTTGGATGAATTTGGATACTTAGGTCCATCAGGGCATTCAAACAAAAAGGCTAAAACAAAAGGTACAAATAATGCAAGCGGTGCAATTAATGTTAGTGGTGCAAATATCACGAATGGTAATGTATCAGGAAATGAATCAAAAAATgtagataataataaaaatggtggtaagaaaaaaaacaataatgcAGGTGCAGCAGCAAGTGATATAGACATCAATTTAATTAAGCAGTCGTTACCAAAAGGAATTTATTATGATcatgcaaaaaaattatacagagtgcaatatataataaataattctattAAAACTAAAGGTTTTAGTGTAAAGAAATTAGGTTTAGCACAAGCAAAAATTGAAGCCGAGTCTTTTAGAAATTTCTGTTTAGAAAACGGCTTGCTCAATTCACGTAAGAGAAGAATAAACTCACCTTATAACAAAAAGGATGAgaagaattttaaaatgataaagGATAACGAAGAAATTTTGTCTAACTTGTTGTACCTTTACAATTCGAACAACAACAAGCAACAGATGTCCTGA